One window from the genome of Echinicola vietnamensis DSM 17526 encodes:
- a CDS encoding TonB-dependent receptor, producing MKQLLLKSLFAMTMLLIGVNSLYGQGITTASMSGVVEDPSGETLPGANVVATHTPSGTKYGASTRVDGRFTIQGMRVGGPYTVEITFIGFEKAIVENINLQLGQAYRLDVVLQEEGLEIEGVEVLATRNPVINDERTGAATSISNEQINSLPSISRSISDFTRLTPQASTAGSGTSFAGQNNRYNQFAIDGTVNNDVFGLSSSGTNGGQTGVQPISLDAIEQVQVVIAPYDVRQGGFTGGGINAITRSGTNNYEGSLYYYSNNQDLVGKSPDEERTKLDSYTDYQTGFRLGGPVVKDKLFFFVNGEVTSRTQPLLYQPGSGSSNISVEEMDRVASVAERLGYDPGPYGAYSNVTSSEKIFARLDWNINRNNKLTLRHSYVYGENIDGSRSPNSANFYNNGEFFPSTTNSTVLEWTSNISNNISNELRIGYTTVRDDRDYLGEPFPAINVRLSGGRSINLGSEPFSTANQLDQDVLTITDNLTLYKGRHTLTFGTHNEFYSTYNLFIRQNFGAYSYFSLEDFETVGTPGEVLPRSYDYSYSRTDNPQQGAEFNAFQLGFYAQDEYQATRDLKLTAGLRLDIPTFSEKPSVNEQFNEEFAEYGVATDQMPGAQLMISPRVGVNWDVNGNGTTQVRGGVGLFTGRVPFVWLSNQYTNTGNEFGRVNLSRNEGSIGRFSGNEDFTFVPDPYGQPDAADLGQSLTASEINVTDKDFKFPQILRVNGAVDHQFPGGLIATFEAIYSKNLKNIDYRNLNKQEAGTLQGGPDNRVVFDSEYMNGNFNDVLLLTNTNKGYAYNLTAQLQKNFEGGLSMSAAYTYGESKDVNGGTSSQAYSNWRYVETVNGGNNTELGFADNNIRSRVVAAVNYKINYKNGSSTSIGLFYNGQSGVPLSYVYNGDINNDDTFGNDLIYVPASADEINFVGSASEQASQWNRLNAFIEGNEYLSSRRGQYVERNGDKLPWTNQVDLRFMHEFKLATVGETNHRLQLSFDVFNLGNLISKEWGRQYSVSNNSFSLINFEGYEDGGYVPTYSYDGSGLSDGNPYFVSDFLSRWRGQIGIRYIFD from the coding sequence ATGAAGCAACTATTACTAAAGAGTCTATTCGCAATGACGATGCTCCTGATTGGGGTAAACTCATTGTATGGCCAAGGGATCACCACCGCCAGCATGAGTGGTGTGGTGGAAGACCCTAGTGGAGAAACGTTGCCTGGTGCCAATGTGGTAGCCACCCACACGCCATCAGGAACGAAATATGGTGCCTCTACCCGGGTGGATGGTCGGTTTACCATCCAGGGTATGCGAGTAGGTGGACCATACACGGTGGAAATCACCTTTATTGGTTTCGAGAAGGCGATAGTAGAAAACATTAACCTGCAATTGGGACAGGCTTATCGACTGGATGTGGTCTTGCAAGAAGAGGGGCTTGAAATCGAGGGCGTAGAAGTACTGGCCACTCGAAACCCTGTGATCAATGATGAGCGGACAGGAGCCGCCACTAGTATCAGCAATGAGCAGATCAACTCTCTACCATCTATTTCCAGGTCTATCTCGGATTTTACCAGGCTGACCCCTCAGGCTTCTACAGCTGGTTCGGGTACTTCCTTTGCCGGCCAAAATAACCGGTACAATCAATTTGCCATTGACGGTACGGTAAACAACGATGTTTTTGGCCTTTCCTCATCGGGCACCAATGGTGGCCAGACCGGGGTACAACCGATCTCATTAGATGCCATCGAGCAGGTTCAGGTGGTGATTGCTCCTTATGACGTGCGCCAGGGTGGATTTACCGGTGGCGGTATCAATGCCATCACCAGATCTGGCACGAACAATTACGAAGGATCGCTCTATTATTATTCCAATAACCAAGATTTGGTGGGCAAAAGCCCAGATGAAGAGCGAACCAAATTGGACAGTTATACCGATTACCAAACCGGTTTTAGACTGGGAGGTCCTGTGGTAAAAGATAAGTTGTTCTTCTTTGTCAACGGTGAAGTGACCAGCAGAACGCAGCCTTTACTGTACCAGCCAGGTTCTGGGAGCTCCAATATTTCTGTGGAGGAAATGGATCGAGTGGCATCGGTAGCCGAAAGACTTGGATATGATCCAGGACCTTATGGGGCTTACAGCAATGTCACAAGTTCTGAAAAGATCTTTGCACGATTGGACTGGAACATCAACCGGAACAACAAGCTGACCTTGCGACATTCTTATGTGTACGGGGAGAACATAGACGGTTCCAGAAGTCCAAACTCCGCCAATTTCTATAATAACGGTGAGTTTTTCCCTTCTACGACCAACAGTACCGTATTGGAGTGGACCAGTAACATCAGCAATAATATTTCCAACGAACTACGGATAGGTTATACCACCGTAAGGGACGATAGGGATTATCTGGGAGAGCCTTTTCCTGCTATCAACGTGAGACTAAGTGGCGGTAGAAGCATCAATTTAGGTTCTGAACCTTTTTCCACAGCCAACCAGCTCGATCAGGATGTGCTGACCATTACGGATAACTTGACCTTGTATAAAGGGAGACATACCTTGACATTTGGTACACACAATGAATTTTACAGCACGTATAACTTGTTTATCCGTCAAAACTTCGGGGCATATAGTTACTTCTCACTGGAAGATTTTGAAACCGTAGGTACTCCTGGAGAAGTCCTTCCGAGAAGCTATGACTATTCTTATTCCAGAACGGATAATCCTCAACAAGGGGCTGAATTCAATGCTTTTCAGCTGGGTTTTTATGCGCAGGATGAATACCAAGCAACCAGGGACCTTAAACTTACTGCCGGTCTTAGGTTAGATATTCCGACTTTCTCAGAAAAGCCTTCCGTAAACGAACAGTTTAACGAAGAATTTGCTGAATATGGCGTAGCGACAGACCAAATGCCCGGAGCGCAATTGATGATTTCTCCCCGTGTGGGCGTCAACTGGGATGTGAATGGCAACGGTACTACTCAGGTAAGAGGTGGTGTTGGGCTGTTTACCGGTCGAGTGCCATTTGTATGGCTCTCTAACCAATACACGAATACCGGTAATGAATTTGGACGAGTTAATTTGTCAAGGAATGAAGGAAGCATCGGTCGGTTTAGTGGAAATGAGGATTTTACATTTGTGCCGGATCCGTATGGTCAGCCAGATGCAGCTGATTTAGGCCAATCACTTACTGCGTCGGAAATCAATGTTACAGACAAAGATTTTAAGTTTCCGCAGATATTGAGGGTAAATGGAGCAGTGGACCATCAATTTCCAGGTGGATTGATCGCTACTTTCGAAGCCATTTATTCCAAGAACCTTAAGAACATCGATTATAGAAACTTGAATAAGCAAGAGGCTGGAACCTTACAAGGCGGTCCTGATAATAGGGTCGTATTTGATTCAGAATATATGAATGGCAATTTTAATGATGTTCTGTTGCTGACCAATACCAACAAAGGATATGCGTACAATTTGACCGCCCAATTACAGAAAAATTTTGAAGGAGGTTTGTCCATGAGTGCTGCCTATACCTATGGCGAATCCAAAGACGTCAATGGCGGTACTTCCAGTCAAGCCTACTCCAACTGGAGATATGTGGAGACTGTGAATGGTGGCAATAACACCGAATTGGGTTTTGCAGATAATAATATCCGTTCCAGAGTGGTGGCTGCGGTAAACTATAAGATCAATTATAAAAATGGTTCTTCCACTAGCATCGGACTTTTCTATAATGGTCAGTCAGGGGTACCGCTTTCTTATGTGTATAATGGAGACATTAATAATGATGATACCTTTGGAAATGATCTAATCTATGTGCCGGCAAGTGCCGATGAGATCAACTTCGTAGGTTCAGCTTCTGAGCAAGCTTCTCAGTGGAATAGACTGAATGCCTTTATCGAAGGCAATGAGTACCTCAGCTCTAGAAGGGGACAATATGTAGAACGAAACGGTGACAAGCTCCCTTGGACCAATCAGGTGGATTTGCGTTTTATGCATGAATTTAAGCTGGCTACTGTTGGGGAAACCAATCACAGGCTGCAGCTTTCCTTTGATGTGTTTAACCTCGGCAACTTGATCAGCAAGGAGTGGGGCAGACAATATAGTGTGAGCAATAACTCCTTCTCCTTGATCAACTTCGAGGGCTATGAAGACGGCGGTTATGTCCCTACATACAGCTATGATGGTTCTGGCCTGAGCGACGGCAATCCTTATTTTGTAAGCGATTTCCTTAGCCGTTGGAGAGGACAAATCGGTATCAGGTATATCTTTGATTAA
- a CDS encoding lysoplasmalogenase: MKQKGIGWLYLYLFAGVSDMVMIVEGHPEYRYYTKPLIMLSLAIYFLTTTAVIKNSLLRKSVGAGLIFGLAGDVLLLFPSLFLYGLGAFLITLICYTIAFKLTQNHQINLRNINFLKTFFYNLPLYIFAAMLYFLVNDHLGQMKVPVVLYILAMVLMVSIARERFKRTNMLSFIQVFIGALLFMISDSILALDLFFSPIANADILIMGTYILAQLLIVMGIRSHLVHSPTAK, translated from the coding sequence ATGAAACAAAAAGGAATAGGGTGGCTATACCTCTACTTATTTGCTGGGGTTAGCGATATGGTCATGATCGTGGAAGGCCATCCAGAGTACCGGTATTATACCAAGCCCTTGATCATGCTATCATTGGCCATTTATTTTCTCACTACGACGGCAGTAATCAAAAACAGCCTCCTTCGAAAATCCGTAGGAGCCGGGTTGATTTTCGGACTTGCAGGTGACGTGCTCTTACTTTTTCCATCTTTGTTCCTTTATGGTTTGGGGGCATTCTTGATCACCTTGATATGCTATACCATCGCCTTCAAGCTCACCCAAAATCACCAGATCAACCTCCGCAATATCAATTTCCTCAAAACGTTTTTCTATAACCTTCCCCTATACATTTTTGCGGCCATGTTATATTTCCTGGTGAATGATCACTTGGGGCAAATGAAAGTGCCTGTGGTGCTGTACATTTTGGCCATGGTCTTGATGGTATCCATCGCCAGGGAGCGCTTCAAACGCACCAATATGCTGAGTTTTATACAGGTATTTATAGGAGCACTTCTTTTCATGATTTCGGACAGTATTCTGGCATTGGACCTCTTCTTCAGCCCTATAGCCAATGCTGATATCCTGATCATGGGCACGTACATTTTGGCGCAGCTGCTCATCGTGATGGGTATTCGGAGTCACTTGGTCCACAGCCCTACGGCAAAATAG
- the aspS gene encoding aspartate--tRNA ligase: protein MLRTHTCGELRIGDVGEEVTLSGWVQRVRNKGGLVWVDLRDRYGVTQLIFEEGSSDQALLEKAASLGREFVIQAAGEVIERTSKNNKIPTGDIEVKTTALKVLNAAKVPPFVIEDETDGGEDLRMKYRYLDLRRRVVREKLQLRHRMMQETRKFMDGLDFMEVETPVLIKSTPEGARDFLVPSRINEGEFYALPQSPQTFKQLLMVSGFDRYFQIVKCFRDEDLRADRQPEFTQIDCEMSFVEQEDILTTFEGLVRHLFSTVKKVELGEVERMTFADAMKYYGNDKPDLRFDMKFVELNDVAQNKGFKIFDEAELVVGIAAPGAASYTRKQVDALTEWVKRPQIGAKGLVYVKCNDDGTFKSSVDKFYSQEDLKAWADKMNAQPGDLILVLSGDQNATRKQLSELRLKMGSDLGLRDKNTFKPLWVLDFPLLEWDEDTKRFHAMHHPFTSPKQEDIPLLENDPGAVRANAYDLVINGVEIGGGSIRIHDRDTQKTMFKHLGFSDEEAQAQFGFLMEAFEYGAPPHGGIAFGFDRLCAIFGGSDSIRDYIAFPKNNSGRDVMIDSPSAIADEQLKELSIQLALKK, encoded by the coding sequence ATGCTAAGAACACATACTTGTGGGGAATTGCGCATAGGAGATGTGGGCGAAGAAGTGACCCTTTCCGGCTGGGTGCAGCGGGTACGGAACAAAGGAGGTTTGGTATGGGTGGACCTACGGGATAGATATGGAGTTACCCAACTGATTTTTGAAGAGGGCTCCAGTGATCAGGCACTGCTGGAAAAGGCGGCTTCATTGGGACGGGAATTCGTCATCCAAGCTGCTGGTGAGGTCATCGAGCGAACTTCCAAAAACAATAAAATTCCGACAGGAGACATTGAGGTTAAGACCACTGCACTGAAAGTCCTGAATGCGGCAAAGGTTCCTCCTTTTGTGATTGAAGATGAGACGGACGGTGGTGAGGACCTGCGGATGAAGTATCGCTATTTGGATTTGAGAAGAAGGGTCGTTCGGGAGAAACTTCAGCTGAGGCACCGCATGATGCAGGAAACCCGCAAATTTATGGACGGACTGGACTTCATGGAAGTGGAAACACCGGTGCTGATCAAGTCCACTCCGGAAGGAGCCAGGGACTTTTTGGTGCCTAGCCGTATCAATGAGGGCGAGTTTTACGCCTTGCCCCAATCACCACAGACCTTTAAGCAGTTGCTGATGGTCAGCGGCTTTGACCGGTACTTTCAGATCGTAAAATGCTTCCGTGATGAAGACCTTAGGGCTGATCGGCAGCCGGAATTTACCCAGATAGACTGCGAAATGTCTTTTGTGGAGCAGGAAGATATCCTCACCACCTTTGAAGGGCTGGTAAGGCACCTGTTCAGTACCGTAAAGAAAGTGGAGCTGGGTGAAGTGGAGCGGATGACTTTTGCCGATGCCATGAAGTACTATGGAAACGATAAGCCAGACTTGCGTTTTGACATGAAGTTTGTGGAGCTGAATGACGTGGCTCAAAACAAAGGCTTTAAGATTTTCGATGAGGCAGAATTGGTAGTGGGCATTGCTGCTCCAGGAGCGGCCAGTTATACCCGAAAGCAAGTGGATGCCTTGACCGAATGGGTGAAGCGGCCACAGATCGGTGCCAAGGGATTGGTGTATGTGAAATGCAACGACGACGGCACTTTTAAATCCTCGGTGGATAAATTTTATAGCCAAGAGGATCTCAAAGCTTGGGCGGATAAAATGAATGCCCAGCCCGGTGACCTCATCCTTGTTTTGTCTGGGGATCAAAATGCCACCAGAAAGCAGCTTTCTGAGTTGCGACTAAAAATGGGAAGTGACCTTGGATTGAGAGACAAGAATACATTCAAGCCACTGTGGGTATTGGACTTTCCACTCTTGGAGTGGGACGAGGATACCAAGCGTTTTCATGCCATGCACCATCCATTTACGTCTCCAAAGCAAGAGGATATTCCACTGCTGGAAAATGATCCGGGAGCTGTTCGTGCCAATGCATATGACTTGGTGATCAATGGCGTGGAAATCGGCGGTGGATCCATTAGGATCCATGACCGGGATACCCAAAAGACCATGTTCAAGCATCTTGGCTTTTCCGATGAGGAGGCTCAGGCTCAGTTTGGGTTCTTGATGGAGGCATTTGAATACGGGGCACCACCGCACGGGGGAATAGCCTTTGGCTTTGACCGGTTGTGTGCGATCTTTGGTGGAAGTGATTCCATCAGGGATTACATTGCTTTCCCGAAAAACAACTCCGGAAGGGATGTTATGATCGATTCTCCAAGTGCCATTGCCGATGAGCAGCTGAAAGAGCTGAGCATTCAACTGGCATTGAAGAAATAA
- a CDS encoding M23 family metallopeptidase, whose translation MKKSWIVAAGIVLLTAAGYGLYETKLKPQREVVEAEVTALESEEKAAVKEEHLLYGINVDELDVVEGKVARNQTLSTILAPFNVPYQIIDQIAKKSKDIFDVRKIAFNKKYTVLTSKDSSSKAEFFIYEPNAAEFVVYKLDGKDIYKEAKPVELRKREIAGRITSSLYVNMTEQGITPDLIDEFADLYGWSVDFQRLQKGDKYKVVYNEKVVDGQVVGIEPIQVAYFEHMGEPYYAIPFEQNGQVSFFDLEGNSFKKAFLRDPVKFTRISSRYSLRRYHPVQKRYKAHLGTDYAAPRGTEIRSVGDGTIIAASYTGGNGNYVKVKHNGTYTTQYLHMSKIASGIRNGVRVKQGQVIGYVGSTGLATGPHLCFRFWKHGKQVDWLNEDIPPSDPILDDNKMAFERVKTEKMDQLASIPYQENPEDKLLTQATE comes from the coding sequence ATGAAGAAATCATGGATCGTGGCAGCAGGTATTGTGTTGCTAACGGCAGCAGGTTATGGCTTGTACGAGACCAAGCTAAAACCTCAACGTGAAGTTGTAGAAGCAGAAGTAACCGCCTTGGAAAGTGAAGAAAAAGCGGCGGTTAAGGAAGAACATTTACTTTATGGGATAAATGTAGACGAACTGGATGTTGTAGAAGGGAAAGTAGCCAGAAACCAAACCCTCTCCACTATCTTGGCACCCTTTAACGTACCTTACCAAATCATCGATCAAATCGCCAAGAAATCCAAGGATATTTTTGATGTTCGTAAGATCGCCTTTAACAAAAAATACACCGTACTCACCTCGAAAGACAGCAGTTCAAAAGCAGAATTTTTTATTTATGAACCAAACGCCGCTGAATTTGTCGTGTACAAACTGGACGGCAAGGACATTTATAAAGAAGCAAAGCCGGTAGAATTACGAAAAAGGGAAATCGCCGGTAGAATCACCTCATCCCTATACGTCAACATGACCGAACAGGGCATCACACCGGACCTGATTGATGAATTTGCAGATCTTTACGGTTGGAGCGTGGACTTTCAGCGCCTCCAAAAGGGCGACAAATACAAAGTCGTGTACAATGAAAAAGTGGTGGACGGCCAAGTGGTCGGAATAGAGCCTATCCAAGTAGCCTATTTTGAACACATGGGCGAACCCTATTACGCCATTCCATTTGAACAAAACGGACAAGTGTCTTTCTTCGATCTCGAAGGCAACAGTTTTAAGAAAGCCTTTCTGCGTGACCCGGTAAAATTCACCAGAATCAGTTCGCGGTATAGCTTGAGAAGGTACCATCCAGTGCAGAAGCGTTACAAAGCCCACTTGGGAACGGATTATGCAGCACCAAGGGGTACGGAGATCAGGTCTGTAGGAGATGGTACCATCATCGCTGCCAGCTACACCGGAGGAAACGGCAATTATGTCAAAGTAAAGCATAACGGCACCTATACCACCCAATACCTTCACATGTCCAAAATTGCCTCCGGCATTCGCAATGGCGTTCGTGTAAAACAAGGACAAGTCATCGGCTATGTGGGAAGCACCGGCCTGGCCACGGGACCGCACCTTTGCTTCAGGTTCTGGAAACACGGAAAGCAGGTGGACTGGTTAAATGAAGATATCCCACCTTCCGATCCTATTTTAGACGATAACAAAATGGCTTTCGAAAGGGTAAAAACAGAAAAAATGGATCAATTGGCATCAATTCCCTACCAAGAGAATCCAGAAGATAAACTGCTCACCCAAGCCACTGAATAG
- the gpmI gene encoding 2,3-bisphosphoglycerate-independent phosphoglycerate mutase, with the protein MDKKVLLMILDGWGLATNPEVSAIDKANTPFIDSLFEKYPHSKLDASGLAVGLPDGQMGNSEVGHMNIGAGRVVYQDLVKINKAVEEGDLKENPILKKAFATAKESQKKVHFIGLVSDGGVHAHIKHLKGLCDAAKANGITEPYIHAFTDGRDTDPKSGLGYLEDLQQHCSQSVGKIASVIGRYYAMDRDKRWERVKLAYDAMVLGEGEKSKDILAAIKKSYTNGVTDEFIRPIVQVDENGKAIATIEEGDVVICFNFRTDRGREITQVLTQQDFEDYKMKKLDLHYVTFTNYDETFNGVSVIFEKDNLKNTLGEVLANNDKKQIRIAETEKYPHVTFFFSGGRESEFDGESRILCSSPKVATYDLQPEMSAYEIAKKINVELDKKETDFVCLNFANADMVGHTGVFEAAVKACEAVDECTNSVISTALKNDYSVIVIADHGNSDKMLNEDGTPNTAHTTNLVPCIMVDKKDQLEVNDGKLGDLAPTILKMMGVDIPAEMTGDVLLK; encoded by the coding sequence ATGGATAAAAAAGTTTTACTAATGATTTTGGATGGTTGGGGCTTGGCCACCAACCCTGAAGTTTCTGCGATAGACAAGGCAAACACGCCATTCATCGACAGTCTTTTTGAAAAATATCCACACTCCAAATTGGATGCTTCCGGTTTGGCTGTGGGATTGCCAGACGGACAGATGGGCAACTCAGAAGTAGGGCATATGAATATCGGTGCCGGGAGAGTTGTGTACCAAGATCTGGTTAAAATCAACAAAGCTGTAGAAGAAGGGGATCTCAAAGAAAATCCAATCTTGAAGAAAGCTTTTGCTACCGCGAAAGAAAGCCAAAAAAAGGTACATTTCATCGGACTGGTATCCGATGGAGGGGTACATGCACATATCAAGCACCTCAAAGGCCTGTGTGACGCAGCCAAAGCCAATGGCATCACGGAACCGTATATCCATGCCTTCACAGACGGCAGGGACACTGACCCTAAAAGTGGCCTTGGATACCTGGAAGACCTCCAACAGCACTGCAGTCAATCTGTCGGTAAAATTGCTTCTGTAATCGGCCGATACTATGCCATGGACAGAGACAAACGATGGGAACGAGTGAAATTGGCTTATGATGCCATGGTTTTAGGAGAAGGGGAGAAGTCCAAGGACATCCTCGCCGCCATCAAAAAATCATATACCAACGGGGTAACGGATGAATTTATCCGCCCGATCGTCCAAGTGGACGAAAATGGAAAAGCCATCGCCACCATTGAAGAAGGCGATGTGGTCATCTGTTTTAACTTCCGAACCGACAGGGGACGTGAAATCACACAGGTACTGACCCAGCAGGATTTTGAAGATTACAAGATGAAAAAGCTGGACCTGCACTATGTGACGTTTACCAATTATGACGAAACGTTTAATGGGGTTTCGGTCATCTTCGAAAAAGACAACCTGAAAAACACCCTCGGAGAAGTGTTGGCCAACAACGACAAAAAACAAATCCGAATTGCGGAAACAGAGAAATATCCGCACGTCACTTTCTTCTTTAGCGGTGGACGTGAATCGGAATTCGATGGAGAATCCCGCATCCTCTGCAGCTCCCCCAAAGTGGCCACTTATGACCTGCAGCCTGAAATGAGTGCTTACGAAATTGCCAAAAAAATCAATGTCGAATTGGACAAAAAGGAAACGGATTTCGTTTGCCTAAACTTTGCCAATGCTGACATGGTTGGCCATACGGGTGTATTTGAAGCAGCGGTAAAAGCCTGTGAAGCGGTAGATGAATGCACCAACTCCGTCATCTCCACAGCACTGAAAAACGACTATTCCGTCATCGTGATCGCCGATCATGGCAATAGCGATAAAATGCTCAATGAAGACGGCACCCCAAATACTGCCCACACCACGAACTTAGTTCCATGTATTATGGTTGACAAGAAAGACCAGTTGGAAGTAAATGACGGTAAGCTGGGAGACCTTGCGCCTACTATCCTTAAAATGATGGGCGTAGACATCCCAGCTGAAATGACTGGTGATGTGCTGTTAAAATAA